In a genomic window of Helianthus annuus cultivar XRQ/B chromosome 10, HanXRQr2.0-SUNRISE, whole genome shotgun sequence:
- the LOC118482759 gene encoding homeobox protein DLX-3-like: MQIEPDLISRIKDAQKQDGELWAIVQNLEVGKQSEFSIDHQGVIWCGKRLCVPDDSTLRESLLAEAHSSPFSIHPGSTKMYRDLRQNFWWNGMKEDVARYVSKCLTCQQVKIEHKRASGLLQPLDIPIWKHKPKMEGNGNQRAREEVPATTSDENENCEVRSSDEEEINRGDSSSSSRQYSHYTREQVEELEKFFKKNPHPTEKERTEIANKLNITINKVKFWFQNRRTQLKSQKERSENVILKQENEQQMWCTSNNTRRVHSQTQSRDREHTVERGT, translated from the exons ATGCAGATTGAACCCGACCTCATATCGCGGATCAAAGATGCACAAAAGCAAGATGGAGAACTTTGGGCAATTGTGCAAAATCTCGAGGTGGGTAAGCAATCTGAATTTAGTATAGACCATCAGGGGGTGATTTGGTGTGGCAAAAGACTTTGTGTACCCGATGACTCCACCCTTCGTGAGTCATTGTTAGCCGAAGCTCACAGCTCACCATTTTCAATTCACCCAGGATCTACCAAGATGTATAGAGATTTAAGACAGAACTTCTGGTGGAATGGCATGAAGGAAGACGTTGCTCGATACGTAAGTAAATGCCTCACTTGCCAACAAGTGAAAATTGAACACAAACGAGCAAGCGGTCTGTTGCAGCCATTGGatattcccatatggaa ACATAAGCCAAAAATGGAAGGAAATGGTAATCAAAGGGCCAGGGAAGAAGTACCTGCAACCACATCCGATGAAAATGAGAATTGTGAAGTCAGGTCTAGTGACGAAGAGGAAATCAATCGTGGCGATTCATCTTCGAGTTCACGACAATATAGCCATTACACACGAGAGCAAGTTGAAGAACTTGAAAA ATTCTTCAAAAAGAACCCTCACCCTACCGAGAAAGAAAGGACTGAAATTGCAAATAAACTCAATATCACTATCAATAAGGTCAAATTTTggttccagaatagaagaactCAATTGAAG AGTCAAAAGGAGCGCAGTGAGAATGTGATTTTGAAGCAAGAGAACGAGCAACAAATGTGGTGCACAAGCAACAATACCAGACGGGTCCATTCACAAACACAAAGTCGTGACAGAGAACACACGGTTGAAAGAGGAACTTAG